One Cicer arietinum cultivar CDC Frontier isolate Library 1 chromosome 8, Cicar.CDCFrontier_v2.0, whole genome shotgun sequence DNA segment encodes these proteins:
- the LOC101505951 gene encoding MLO-like protein 4 isoform X1 translates to MEKENGNGRSLAETPTWAVATVVALLVSLSFLSHGTLKKLFKWLDKTKRKSLLSAMEKMQEELMLFGLLSLLMGHWILFVAKICVKSSVLSSRFFPCAMEKSFGIVKQVAWSNSEYSNQTILKEQAHHGRHNYCPKGHESFASYESLEQLHRFVFVLGITHVSYSFVSVALAMIKIYSWRRWENESKTMAVQSLQDTSQTTSTSSIRLRRLSTFIFHHTSHPWSHHKVLVWLICFSRQFWSSINRADYMALRLGFITNHDLPLTYDFHNYMLRSMDEEFCDIVGVSVVLWIYAICCIFLNFHRSNFYFWLSFVPAILILIIGTKLHRVVVKLAVEVRDHCPYMKPHQFNLRDELFWFGKPWILLRLIQLISFLNAFEMSTFLWSLWEINDPSCFMNNRTYVAIRLSFGVVSQIWCSFITFPLYVIITQMGSRLKKSVISENVRKSLSKWHRRVKAKRSSSYALLTKTSPTSLDFLLYGIDNSNSNKSAFISETEEGSSSGTKDNSLSNLDDVSMTQKL, encoded by the exons ATGGAGAAAGAAAATGGAAATGGAAGATCCTTAGCTGAAACTCCAACTTGGGCTGTTGCAACTGTCGTTGCTCTTTTAGTTTCTCTTAGTTTCTTATCTCATGGCACATTGAAAAAATTGTTTAAG TGGTTGGATAAAACTAAGAGAAAATCGCTTCTTTCCGCTATGGAAAAGATGCAAGAAG AACTAATGCTTTTTGGGCTTCTGTCATTGCTGATGGGGCATTGGATTCTTTTTGTGGCTAAGATTTGCGTTAAGTCATCAGTATTAAGCAGCAGATTTTTTCCATGTGCAATGGAGAAGAGTTTTGGAATTGTGAAACAAGTTGCATGGTCAAATTCAgaatattcaaatcaaacaattcTCAAAGAGCAAGCGCATCATGGCAGGCATAATTATTGTCCTAAG GGTCATGAATCATTTGCTTCATATGAAAGCCTTGAGCAGCTTCATCGCTTTGTGTTTGTTCTAGGGATCACGCATGTTTCCTATAGCTTTGTTTCTGTAGCCCTGGCCATGATCAAG ATATACAGCTGGAGAAGATGGGAAAATGAATCAAAGACTATGGCTGTACAAAGTTTACAAG ATACTTCACAAACTACTTCAACTTCAAGCATAAGATTGAGGAGGCTTAGTACATTCATTTTTCACCACACATCCCATCCTTGGAGTCATCACAAAGTTCTTGTTTGGCTG ATATGTTTCAGTCGCCAATTCTGGAGTTCCATCAATCGAGCTGATTACATGGCATTGCGCTTAGGCTTCATTACT AATCATGACCTTCCTCTAACATACGATTTCCACAACTACATGCTTCGAAGCATGGATGAGGAATTCTGTGACATTGTAGGTGTTAG TGTGGTTCTCTGGATATATGCCATATGCtgtatttttctaaattttcatA GAAGCAACTTTTACTTTTGGCTTTCCTTTGTCCCAGCAATT TTGATCCTCATAATCGGTACTAAATTGCATCGAGTGGTTGTAAAGTTGGCGGTTGAAGTAAGAGATCATTGCCCATATATGAAGCCTCATCAGTTTAACTTAAGAGATGAGCTCTTTTGGTTTGGAAAACCATGGATTCTCTTGAGGTTAATACAATTGATATCCTTCTTG AATGCATTTGAAATGTCAACATTTTTATGGTCCTTG TGGGAAATTAATGATCCTTCTTGCTTCATGAACAACCGAACATACGTTGCGATCCGATTGTCATTCGG GGTTGTCTCACAAATCTGGTGCAGCTTCATAACGTTTCCTCTCTATGTTATCATTACACAG ATGGgatcaagattaaaaaaatcagTGATATCTGAAAATGTAAGAAAATCACTATCTAAATGGCATAGAAGAGTGAAGGCTAAACGAAGTTCCTCTTATGCACTCCTTACTAAAACATCACCAACATCATTGGATTTTCTGCTGTATGGAATTgacaattcaaattcaaataaatctGCCTTCATCAGTGAGACTGAGGAAGGAAGTTCCTCAGGAACAAAAGACAATAGTCTTTCTAACCTTGATGATGTGTCAATGACTCAAAAGCTATGA
- the LOC101505951 gene encoding MLO-like protein 4 isoform X2 produces MSQWLDKTKRKSLLSAMEKMQEELMLFGLLSLLMGHWILFVAKICVKSSVLSSRFFPCAMEKSFGIVKQVAWSNSEYSNQTILKEQAHHGRHNYCPKGHESFASYESLEQLHRFVFVLGITHVSYSFVSVALAMIKIYSWRRWENESKTMAVQSLQDTSQTTSTSSIRLRRLSTFIFHHTSHPWSHHKVLVWLICFSRQFWSSINRADYMALRLGFITNHDLPLTYDFHNYMLRSMDEEFCDIVGVSVVLWIYAICCIFLNFHRSNFYFWLSFVPAILILIIGTKLHRVVVKLAVEVRDHCPYMKPHQFNLRDELFWFGKPWILLRLIQLISFLNAFEMSTFLWSLWEINDPSCFMNNRTYVAIRLSFGVVSQIWCSFITFPLYVIITQMGSRLKKSVISENVRKSLSKWHRRVKAKRSSSYALLTKTSPTSLDFLLYGIDNSNSNKSAFISETEEGSSSGTKDNSLSNLDDVSMTQKL; encoded by the exons ATGTCACAGTGGTTGGATAAAACTAAGAGAAAATCGCTTCTTTCCGCTATGGAAAAGATGCAAGAAG AACTAATGCTTTTTGGGCTTCTGTCATTGCTGATGGGGCATTGGATTCTTTTTGTGGCTAAGATTTGCGTTAAGTCATCAGTATTAAGCAGCAGATTTTTTCCATGTGCAATGGAGAAGAGTTTTGGAATTGTGAAACAAGTTGCATGGTCAAATTCAgaatattcaaatcaaacaattcTCAAAGAGCAAGCGCATCATGGCAGGCATAATTATTGTCCTAAG GGTCATGAATCATTTGCTTCATATGAAAGCCTTGAGCAGCTTCATCGCTTTGTGTTTGTTCTAGGGATCACGCATGTTTCCTATAGCTTTGTTTCTGTAGCCCTGGCCATGATCAAG ATATACAGCTGGAGAAGATGGGAAAATGAATCAAAGACTATGGCTGTACAAAGTTTACAAG ATACTTCACAAACTACTTCAACTTCAAGCATAAGATTGAGGAGGCTTAGTACATTCATTTTTCACCACACATCCCATCCTTGGAGTCATCACAAAGTTCTTGTTTGGCTG ATATGTTTCAGTCGCCAATTCTGGAGTTCCATCAATCGAGCTGATTACATGGCATTGCGCTTAGGCTTCATTACT AATCATGACCTTCCTCTAACATACGATTTCCACAACTACATGCTTCGAAGCATGGATGAGGAATTCTGTGACATTGTAGGTGTTAG TGTGGTTCTCTGGATATATGCCATATGCtgtatttttctaaattttcatA GAAGCAACTTTTACTTTTGGCTTTCCTTTGTCCCAGCAATT TTGATCCTCATAATCGGTACTAAATTGCATCGAGTGGTTGTAAAGTTGGCGGTTGAAGTAAGAGATCATTGCCCATATATGAAGCCTCATCAGTTTAACTTAAGAGATGAGCTCTTTTGGTTTGGAAAACCATGGATTCTCTTGAGGTTAATACAATTGATATCCTTCTTG AATGCATTTGAAATGTCAACATTTTTATGGTCCTTG TGGGAAATTAATGATCCTTCTTGCTTCATGAACAACCGAACATACGTTGCGATCCGATTGTCATTCGG GGTTGTCTCACAAATCTGGTGCAGCTTCATAACGTTTCCTCTCTATGTTATCATTACACAG ATGGgatcaagattaaaaaaatcagTGATATCTGAAAATGTAAGAAAATCACTATCTAAATGGCATAGAAGAGTGAAGGCTAAACGAAGTTCCTCTTATGCACTCCTTACTAAAACATCACCAACATCATTGGATTTTCTGCTGTATGGAATTgacaattcaaattcaaataaatctGCCTTCATCAGTGAGACTGAGGAAGGAAGTTCCTCAGGAACAAAAGACAATAGTCTTTCTAACCTTGATGATGTGTCAATGACTCAAAAGCTATGA
- the LOC101505951 gene encoding MLO-like protein 4 isoform X3 yields the protein MLFGLLSLLMGHWILFVAKICVKSSVLSSRFFPCAMEKSFGIVKQVAWSNSEYSNQTILKEQAHHGRHNYCPKGHESFASYESLEQLHRFVFVLGITHVSYSFVSVALAMIKIYSWRRWENESKTMAVQSLQDTSQTTSTSSIRLRRLSTFIFHHTSHPWSHHKVLVWLICFSRQFWSSINRADYMALRLGFITNHDLPLTYDFHNYMLRSMDEEFCDIVGVSVVLWIYAICCIFLNFHRSNFYFWLSFVPAILILIIGTKLHRVVVKLAVEVRDHCPYMKPHQFNLRDELFWFGKPWILLRLIQLISFLNAFEMSTFLWSLWEINDPSCFMNNRTYVAIRLSFGVVSQIWCSFITFPLYVIITQMGSRLKKSVISENVRKSLSKWHRRVKAKRSSSYALLTKTSPTSLDFLLYGIDNSNSNKSAFISETEEGSSSGTKDNSLSNLDDVSMTQKL from the exons ATGCTTTTTGGGCTTCTGTCATTGCTGATGGGGCATTGGATTCTTTTTGTGGCTAAGATTTGCGTTAAGTCATCAGTATTAAGCAGCAGATTTTTTCCATGTGCAATGGAGAAGAGTTTTGGAATTGTGAAACAAGTTGCATGGTCAAATTCAgaatattcaaatcaaacaattcTCAAAGAGCAAGCGCATCATGGCAGGCATAATTATTGTCCTAAG GGTCATGAATCATTTGCTTCATATGAAAGCCTTGAGCAGCTTCATCGCTTTGTGTTTGTTCTAGGGATCACGCATGTTTCCTATAGCTTTGTTTCTGTAGCCCTGGCCATGATCAAG ATATACAGCTGGAGAAGATGGGAAAATGAATCAAAGACTATGGCTGTACAAAGTTTACAAG ATACTTCACAAACTACTTCAACTTCAAGCATAAGATTGAGGAGGCTTAGTACATTCATTTTTCACCACACATCCCATCCTTGGAGTCATCACAAAGTTCTTGTTTGGCTG ATATGTTTCAGTCGCCAATTCTGGAGTTCCATCAATCGAGCTGATTACATGGCATTGCGCTTAGGCTTCATTACT AATCATGACCTTCCTCTAACATACGATTTCCACAACTACATGCTTCGAAGCATGGATGAGGAATTCTGTGACATTGTAGGTGTTAG TGTGGTTCTCTGGATATATGCCATATGCtgtatttttctaaattttcatA GAAGCAACTTTTACTTTTGGCTTTCCTTTGTCCCAGCAATT TTGATCCTCATAATCGGTACTAAATTGCATCGAGTGGTTGTAAAGTTGGCGGTTGAAGTAAGAGATCATTGCCCATATATGAAGCCTCATCAGTTTAACTTAAGAGATGAGCTCTTTTGGTTTGGAAAACCATGGATTCTCTTGAGGTTAATACAATTGATATCCTTCTTG AATGCATTTGAAATGTCAACATTTTTATGGTCCTTG TGGGAAATTAATGATCCTTCTTGCTTCATGAACAACCGAACATACGTTGCGATCCGATTGTCATTCGG GGTTGTCTCACAAATCTGGTGCAGCTTCATAACGTTTCCTCTCTATGTTATCATTACACAG ATGGgatcaagattaaaaaaatcagTGATATCTGAAAATGTAAGAAAATCACTATCTAAATGGCATAGAAGAGTGAAGGCTAAACGAAGTTCCTCTTATGCACTCCTTACTAAAACATCACCAACATCATTGGATTTTCTGCTGTATGGAATTgacaattcaaattcaaataaatctGCCTTCATCAGTGAGACTGAGGAAGGAAGTTCCTCAGGAACAAAAGACAATAGTCTTTCTAACCTTGATGATGTGTCAATGACTCAAAAGCTATGA
- the LOC101505951 gene encoding MLO-like protein 4 isoform X4: MEKSFGIVKQVAWSNSEYSNQTILKEQAHHGRHNYCPKGHESFASYESLEQLHRFVFVLGITHVSYSFVSVALAMIKIYSWRRWENESKTMAVQSLQDTSQTTSTSSIRLRRLSTFIFHHTSHPWSHHKVLVWLICFSRQFWSSINRADYMALRLGFITNHDLPLTYDFHNYMLRSMDEEFCDIVGVSVVLWIYAICCIFLNFHRSNFYFWLSFVPAILILIIGTKLHRVVVKLAVEVRDHCPYMKPHQFNLRDELFWFGKPWILLRLIQLISFLNAFEMSTFLWSLWEINDPSCFMNNRTYVAIRLSFGVVSQIWCSFITFPLYVIITQMGSRLKKSVISENVRKSLSKWHRRVKAKRSSSYALLTKTSPTSLDFLLYGIDNSNSNKSAFISETEEGSSSGTKDNSLSNLDDVSMTQKL; the protein is encoded by the exons ATGGAGAAGAGTTTTGGAATTGTGAAACAAGTTGCATGGTCAAATTCAgaatattcaaatcaaacaattcTCAAAGAGCAAGCGCATCATGGCAGGCATAATTATTGTCCTAAG GGTCATGAATCATTTGCTTCATATGAAAGCCTTGAGCAGCTTCATCGCTTTGTGTTTGTTCTAGGGATCACGCATGTTTCCTATAGCTTTGTTTCTGTAGCCCTGGCCATGATCAAG ATATACAGCTGGAGAAGATGGGAAAATGAATCAAAGACTATGGCTGTACAAAGTTTACAAG ATACTTCACAAACTACTTCAACTTCAAGCATAAGATTGAGGAGGCTTAGTACATTCATTTTTCACCACACATCCCATCCTTGGAGTCATCACAAAGTTCTTGTTTGGCTG ATATGTTTCAGTCGCCAATTCTGGAGTTCCATCAATCGAGCTGATTACATGGCATTGCGCTTAGGCTTCATTACT AATCATGACCTTCCTCTAACATACGATTTCCACAACTACATGCTTCGAAGCATGGATGAGGAATTCTGTGACATTGTAGGTGTTAG TGTGGTTCTCTGGATATATGCCATATGCtgtatttttctaaattttcatA GAAGCAACTTTTACTTTTGGCTTTCCTTTGTCCCAGCAATT TTGATCCTCATAATCGGTACTAAATTGCATCGAGTGGTTGTAAAGTTGGCGGTTGAAGTAAGAGATCATTGCCCATATATGAAGCCTCATCAGTTTAACTTAAGAGATGAGCTCTTTTGGTTTGGAAAACCATGGATTCTCTTGAGGTTAATACAATTGATATCCTTCTTG AATGCATTTGAAATGTCAACATTTTTATGGTCCTTG TGGGAAATTAATGATCCTTCTTGCTTCATGAACAACCGAACATACGTTGCGATCCGATTGTCATTCGG GGTTGTCTCACAAATCTGGTGCAGCTTCATAACGTTTCCTCTCTATGTTATCATTACACAG ATGGgatcaagattaaaaaaatcagTGATATCTGAAAATGTAAGAAAATCACTATCTAAATGGCATAGAAGAGTGAAGGCTAAACGAAGTTCCTCTTATGCACTCCTTACTAAAACATCACCAACATCATTGGATTTTCTGCTGTATGGAATTgacaattcaaattcaaataaatctGCCTTCATCAGTGAGACTGAGGAAGGAAGTTCCTCAGGAACAAAAGACAATAGTCTTTCTAACCTTGATGATGTGTCAATGACTCAAAAGCTATGA